One Ranitomeya imitator isolate aRanImi1 chromosome 4, aRanImi1.pri, whole genome shotgun sequence genomic window, tgcctatacgaactggcgtcccgctggaaggggtcgaagtccaaattgagcccagcagagccgaccagctgccgtcaggaatattggttgtgcggtccctggctaccgtgcgggatggaactgtccttgtgcaCTGCATAAATTTGGGGAGACAGATACAACTTTGCCCTCTAGAAGCGAAGTTGCCCAAGAACTGGGCCTCTCAGATGAGTTGGTCCCAACTCAGGCGGTACAGCTGACCGCAAGGCCAGAAGATCCATGGCTGGTGACCATCAAAGCGGAGGCAGCTCCGGACCCCAGTTACTGCAAGAAGGGTGCCAGATAATGGAACGCATGAGGGCAGAGCTCTCAGAGcttactccgcagcaggtacctcaggtggaagccgtattggggaaatttcaggaggtgttcgccaaagatgaagatgactttggacgtaccacggccatcacccacgagatacccaccgAAGATGTGGCACCAACAGTACtgccaaatacccccacagatgtaccaggaggtgaagggaatgctgtcacacatgctgaagatgggagttatacgcgagagtcagagcccgtgggctgcccctatagtcttggtgagaaagaaagatgggtccttgcggCTCTGTGTGTACTATCGCCGGCTCAAcgcttgcacagtgcgggacttgtacccactgcccaggatagaggagtccctgacagcactagggaatgccagatatttctccatgttagacttggccagcagctactggcaggtgcccatgtctgagcaagaccgagccaagacggctttcatccttccgatgggactgtatgagttcgaccggatgcccttcggcctagcaaatgccccaggaacatttcagtgaCTCATGGAaagatgtctgggagacctgaactttgaagccactttgatttacTTGTATGATatcgtctttgcccccacctttgaggagcatctgcagaaactagagcaagttctgagtcggctacagaagtacggcttgaaagtgaaaccccagaaatgtcacctcttccgtacCGAGACTGAATACTTGGGACACAttgtctccgctgagggggtgaggcctccccaggagaagatcgctgcggtacaagagtggccaactccaaaaactgtgaaagatgtgcgtgcgttcctgggactcacaggatacttcagacgcttcgtaaaagactttacccgacttgctaatccactccaggagttgttgacGGGAGTGCCCTCTTGTGCCcaaaacaggaacatacagtgggggaagcgtcaggaggaggcattcttggctttaAAGAAGGCTTTGACGGGGGCCCCCGTGCTGGCCTACGCCGACTTCATGCAaccgttcatcttgcacactgatgggagcctgcagggcccCGGCGccgtactatcgcagatgcaggacggGAAAGAGCGCATCATCGCATACGCCTGTCGGTCATTGCATGACTCGGaaaagaatccagaaaactacagttcgtttaagctggagttgttggcgctggtgtgggcaatgactgagaagtttgcggaatatctggctggctcagaagttcatgtacgcaccgataacaatccgttggcccatctcgagaatgccaagttaggggccctagaacaacgttgggtagcccgaatggccaagttccAATACAGAATTTTGTATAATAGAGGAGCTGAGAAAGTTTACTCGGgagagggcatccgcatgaacAATCGCAAACTagcacccagccaggatgaagaactggaagatgtggaggttccagattttggagagactgccaggacggtggcagcgatgtgggaaattgaacaggaagaggcctgtgtgaatttgctggagcagccccgcgatgagtgggtccgagtgcagcaggaggatccggagcgagctcagttgagaaggtgggtcgtgtctgaacaaatgcccaatcggcacgagaggaggtccatgtcacctgaagtactgaagatgctacgccagtgggagaggctccagttgcaggatggtatcctgtaccggaaggtattcctgcaaacagaactcagtcttgtatagcagatggtgattccctcgtccttgatagatcaggtggctaaggaagcacaaGAGAAAtgagcacactttgggccagaaaaaaactttccagtggttacagcgcctattttatcatccccgcttaaggaacattgtggagaaagtatgttagcaatgcagaagttgtgagctggtcaaaccaccagaacaatgagcccccacagagacggtgaggtcttctagccccatggacctactggcaatagattacttgacaattggaccagcacgccaaggctatgagcattgtttagtgatgatagaccactttactaaatttgccatAGTGACGCCCACGTGGGACCAGACTGCTGAGTCTGCTGCTCACGCAAtttgcaaacacttcatacaggtgtacgggtgtcccatgtgcatccattctgatcaaggggcctgcttcctcaGAAGAGTGATGTaggagctgcaccagctgtacaaaatcgataagtcccggaccaccccttatcatccacaggggaatggggcttgtgaaagatttaaccgcactctgattcaaatgctgaggaccctggaagaggaccagaaggcgaagtggacAGAGTctgtccctgaattggtgtgggcatATAACAATcagaaacacagcaccaccggattcacccctTACTCTTTGTTCTGTGGCCTacccgggaaggggctggcagagctggagctggaatCCGAGGAGGACCACCCACGGATGGGGGTGTACTCCTGAGTTCAAAAACATTGTCGtcggctgcggacaattcaacatctagtgcagaaccggctgcaagaattggagcatccccaggCAGCTCCTTCAAAGGGGACAGCCCTGCGACatggagaccgagtcttagtgagggaaaagtgcccacacaacaaactagagtaccaGTGGGAGAAAAAgccgtaccgagtgaagcggcggctcggcaatgggggtcccgtttatgaggtccagcccgaAACGGAAGAGGGGATTCTCACcggcacactgcacaggaatatgttgcgtccatttttgtctcgagatcctgaatcagtccaattggctccagcgcccccaccggctgcgccagtgatcaatgtagatgtggaagacgaggaagaCTCACAATCTCTCCAagggaacccagaaacagggctggtgcctgacactaccaacgtatcggaggaaacctcgactcctcacacagcagttgacaccaccacccctgctgatttgagatgctctgaacgttcaacggctggtgtaccccctgttcgctacaatcaggacgagttcatctggcagcagattgtgcaaggactggaagattgccaacaggaactcctgtaaatctcgcccgtggaatggcgagcagaaagaggggagaatgtaaggaggtgaagcacaagaggagtccgggggcggttaccttctcggctccgtgactactcagcccacggacaacagagggagtgccgctgtttctcgcacctacgttggagaagacgacccttcaagcaagtccttatcagactgataagtgtttttttctcgagaaatcctgcttacttctgttacactgtttgactcccatatttttgcactgttttattgttcgttatattctactgcttcctccctgcgaggagaacctgattcctgttaataaacccctcaactgttggtctgtctgttccgtggtgacacactcagcacctgcatactattacacttccttgacctatagcaggacaggatcacagagaggttaaAAAACCCCCTCCttcctccaccctccagtgttttttcaaaGTACCAGAGCAGGATAGATGGAAATGGTCTAAACGCGCCCTTCCAAAACGCATATGTGAGAAATCCTTTAATGGCTCCATCTGAATCTCGAGCCAAGGCGAACTGATGGATAAACGATCTgccggaagatcgatcttgtgtaaACCTAAAGACAAACATAAGGGAGGGAAATAAGGGTGCTGTACTGAAGGACTTCTGGAAAcagaattaccggtaggtctaattccctttttccattacgtccctccaGACAGCATCAATGGAGAAATACCAAAGAAAAGGTCCCAGGGTGGGGCCAGAAGCACAAGGACCAAAGTCCCAGGCAAGATCCAGGCCAGATATAGAAATAATCTGAAAGATCAAAAGAAATATAGATTTGTAAAGAAATCCGTACAGATAAATTCCCATAGTGAGAGTCTGATATATGTCTTTAATGGCAAAAATTCAGTTTGAATGTGGCAAACAAGATACGCAGCAGAAACAGAGAGTGAGACACACTCATTGTACCCCAACACAACCATAGTGAGTTTTTGCAGttattgtgatagatacttataAACACCGCAGCCACAGAATAGGCCTAAAAAACCTTATTGCCCAGCAAAAGAATGGTGATAGCCACCTCTACAACACAATGAGGACTGTACAGACCAATAATCAGCCGCATGTTCTTAATAACACAGGACTATTCCTTCATCGGTCTCCAAGGGCTCAGATTAAACCTTGGTTACAAACCAGCTTATCATACTACAaggagacctgcaggacagagACTCTGGACTGCTGGAAGATCAAACCAATAAGTTAGTACAGTGATAATGGGCAGAGCATTGGGATGCCTATACATTACTCATCCAGAAGATCACGTCTGTGCCGAATCTTTAGATGTCGTAAGGGCTGGATATTATTGAAACTAAGGAAATACGCCATCTGGCAGGTAACATTCCCTGCCATTACCAACGTTGGGCTTCTCTTTAGAACcactgaaagggaaatgtggataaTCATTCCTGTTTTACTGATGTTATCGAAACAGAGTCTGGACTCTGGAATTGATGAAAGTTAGTGTGGGGCTTTGCTGGTAAAAATCCTTTGATACGAGAGATTATTTGAAACTGCCTCTATTCGAGTCATTAGTCCAGACATTATATATGTGTcaacctatttatttatttattttacagccGGGATAGGCTATCCAACCTGGGCTCAGCCAGAGAAAAATAAAGGCAATCTTCTCAGTGATATTTATACACCCAGACTGTCATGGTGCCAGTAACCCTACTCTCTAGCTAGAGGAAAGTAggtttggctacgttcacactagcattcggctagtgtgcgtcgcgctagcgtcgggcgacgcagcggcgacgcacgcgtcatgcgcccctatgtttaacatgggggatgcatgcgtttttgcttgttgcgttttccgacacgtgcgtcttttttgacgctagcgtcggaccaagaaaacgcaacaagttgcatttttcttgcgtccgattttcgtcaaaaaacgaggcacgcgtcgaaaaacgcagcgtttttgcgtgcgtttgcacgcgtttttcgatgcgttgtgcgtcgcgtcgccgaggcgcacaacgctagtgtgaacgtagcctttcttCCCTTCACAGAGGGTGATTATCTCCTGTGATACAGTAGGACTATGGAttttgcggtttttaaaatggtatcactttgggggaATTTTCAATATATCAAAGTTAATTTACATTTGAATAGGTCAATAAAGAAACAGGTTTTCTAAATtgcttgaaaaaattagaaattgctgtgaAACGTTTAATCCTTTTAGCATTCGAAGGAACTTACATtccaaaatgcgcgtcggggtgcgtgGTATCAAGAGTCTGGTGGCATTTAAAGGTATATCCCCTTCATTTTTTCTTTAATGATTTTTTTAAGCACAAGCACATGGCACTTTAAAATACACATGATGCAGCATTCTGTGGACTTATACACACATGCACTTTATATAGGACACTTACTTCACCCATAGCTTCTTATGCTACGCACTGCTTTAGTTCTCTGTACCTATCAAATATATATGTGTAAATATATGCATATACCTTATGGTCTATATGTATTTTTTGAATGTATGAATTTTTTATACATctaatttttatatataattttctcACATATATACAGTTTTGGTGAATTCAAGTCCATAATGGTGAACAATGTTTTAATCCCTATTTTATTACAATATAGTAATTCGGAACACATTGTATTTACCAATTAATATTGCTTATTTTTTATGATTTTCCAAGCTTGGTGATTATATTCCTTCggggaaataatatatatatatatatatatatatatatatatatatatatatatatatatatatatatatatatatatatatatatactataataaTTATACATGCTATCTAGTGAATTATACCTTATTCGCAATATGCAAAATTGATTTTTATATATAAATtcaattaatatatatttttattcattttcattttttgtgcATCTTGGTACgtgcacattttttatttttatttgtttttgttgcATTGTAGGCTTTTCTATTGTCATTATTTTTCAATAAAGATATACTATTTTATTATACATTCTCTGCTTGGCAGGGTCTTGGTCCTTTCATGCTTGGAGCACGGATTATTGTTTTCCCTTTTAGTGGTTATCATTAAACCTTTTTGCACCTACGGTGATCTTTTTGGTATATAATTATTtgtttatataatttataaaaagCGTGAGgttggtatctataatataacgctgggagcgtcactctgtccgaagccttaatagactgcgcaggcgcgacgctcctagcgttacattatagaaaaaatgccgccgagagcagggggtcgggagcacggggacgtCGTCTACATACTTGCgtcctgattatgcaaataatccgccgccatagtaagtttttacttacgctattcctttcgtgcgccattgtcttgctcctcctggtgccagaatcggcgccttcgcagtccgcgctttccggtgccattttcttgaagacacacagcagtgtgtcttcaagaaaatggcaccggaaagcgcggactgcgcaggcgccgattccggcgccaggaggagcaagacaatggcgccggaaaagaatcaggtagcataagtaacaaattgctgtgccatgaggctgtggcacttcatgccacagctatttgttacttacgccacctgatgggggccataaacctttatggagcagcgcatggggcatatggatgggagcagcacatgacagaacgggggcgcaggatgggagcagcacatgacagaatagggcagcacatgacagaacgggggtgcaggatggaagcagcacatgacagaacgggggcgcaggatgggagcagcacatgacagaacgggggcgcaggatggcagaagcacatgacagaacgggggtgcaggatggaagcagcacatgatagaacgggggtgcaggatggaagcagcacatgacagaacgggggcgcaggatgggagcagcacatgacagaacgggggcacagaatggcagtagcacatgacagaacgggggtgcaggatggaagcagcacatgacagaacgggggcgcaggatgggagcagcacatgacagaacgggggcgcaggatgggtgcagcacatgtcagaatgggggcgcaggatgggagcagcacatgtcagaatgggggcgcaggatgggagcagcacatgtcagaatgggggcgcaggatgggagcagcacatgacagaatgggggcgcaggatgggtgcagcacatgacaggatggggacgcaggatggagcagcacatgacaggatgggggcgcaggatggagcagctcatgacaggatggggaggcaggatggagcagcacatgacaggatggggacgcaggatggagcagcacataccaggatggagaccatataccaatataaatgctcgccacccgggcgtagaacgggttcaatagctagtttctaTATAATACCATTGGGCACTGCTGTGTTTATCTAACAAAATAAAAAGACATTTGAAAtattatgcagatgtaaagtagacatagggAAAATGTTGGTTATTAaatattttgtacagcatgactaactggtttaaggatataaaaatgGAACTTTTGAaaattgcagttttttttaaattaccccaaaattgtgacattttcacaaATAGATGCAaaaaatatcgacctaaatttaccattaacataaagtagAATCCGTCACGAGAAAAAAAActgcagaatcactgggatacgttgaaacATTCCGGAGTTATTATCATATGAAATGGcattggtcagatttaaaaaatttggcctggtgattaaggttaaaattggctctgtcactaagaggttaaggtATTTTGGTACCTGTGACTATCCTGCTCTCTTTTTCCTTCTCCCTATCTTTACCTTCTTCCTGTACTCACTCTTGTATCTCGTTCACATTCCTTTTGCCTTTCCCTTAGTTCTCCAATGTCACGTACACACCTTACCTACATAAGGGTTGGTTCTATGCATCTAAGCAGATCTGGTGAACAGTGGTGAACACTATGATGCTGTCATCACTGCTCTGTAACGTTGCACTTCATTTCCAGCCATTTGGCTGTTCCAATCTACAGGCCCGATAGCTGTCAGCCTTCTCTCCCAActcctccatatatatatatatatcactcagCTGTATGCCGAGAACAAAAAAGATCAGCAGTACGAAATGGGACATCCTAGATCCTTATCTCCCTCAATATCATCTGTCAGGATAGAGTCGGGAGGCTCCTATGGACATTAGAATGTTAGTTGAGTCTACCTGTATAGGGGGTTCAGCAGACAGTAGTCTAAAATTTATGGGGCTCTTAAGGTTGAATTCAAACATCTGAGTAAcatgcaagatgtccagactggctACATTATTCTTCTTGAGTTTGGCTCAGGAGACCCGTGGCTGGTCCAGACATAAAAGTCCACGTTTGGACACTGTTTCACAAATGTTTGAATTCTACCTGATTTGCAAATTGTATTAGCATGGGTTTGTGTCAGGTTGTTTCCTTCATAATGAAGATTAAAGCATAGCTTTATCAGATCTTGAAAAGGAAACAAGAGCTCGCACTCTAACACTACATCTGACCCCTGTGCTGTGAACAGGTAATGGAAGTTGGTTATCACATTGAGAGCAGACATAAAATCTGTACAAGAAGCTGGGAGGTGAGACTTTTCTGTGTGGATAACGCACAAAGTCTTCAAAGTAACGTTTGACCAATGATGGTGCATTCATCGGCACCAGATTAtagttatgaatattggggtttttgTGACAGGTATAGGTCCTATAGTTATGGAAGATATATTTTCGGTGTTGTGACAAAGTGGCAAACATAATGCCTTTATTTACATCAATGCTTCATAATATTGGTCAGATGGACAAAGTTAGATATGCCATGTCTCTTATCTATAGAAAGCTAAAATCATGATGGGAAATATGGCATTAATATCTCCCGCCTAGGACCTCCAGGGAAGCAGATATCCTTAAGATCGGAGATCCCATAATTTTGGTACCTGAGCTGCGTTCCATTTACTTGCCTCCAGCTGAGGTCACCAGGGAAAGGTAGGTAGGTGAGGCTTGTACCTGCTAGAAGCCAGATGGAACTTACAATCATTGTTCAGTGCTGGGAGATACAGCTTGCTGCAGGACTGCACCATTTTCCAATCAGAGCACTCCCCTCTGCTAAATCTGCAACATTTCTGTAATATCAAGTCTAGCACTTTTCTTTTGCTAATCTATTTTATGTGattatatactgtattgttttgtccctttttattttatattttgtatatttttataagtaCTGGTTACTTTtccaataaaatatataaaattaaaagATTATTTCCTCGTGCTTTATAAATTACATCTCAGTAGCCTCATTAGGCCATACTTTACCAGCAACGGGTGTCCAATCGGCCAGTATAAATGATTGGTGATGGCAGCTAGTTTTCTTGGGTTATTGCGGAGCTTGGCAGTGACCATACCGTAGTATAtgtattccatgtgttggaatccagtgtgtatatactatatgtccACTGTGAGGTGCCCAATAACCTGCCCAGTAGCGAAAGCAGCTGTTACCTCGTCCCTCAATTGTCAATCAATTGTGTGATTGTCATGACCATCGGGGGCAGCGGAGTGCTATTCGATAGTATTCATAACAAATTGGTGTCAGTGGTGTGATATCTGCGTGTTCCCTGACACGGGTCATTTTGTCAACGCTATTTATATGAAGTTTGGTAATAGTAATTTTATAATGGCTGTAGGGGCACTAGCATAAATAACAATATTTCTACTTTATTTCTTGTAGATCTATGTGGTCGACAGCGCAGATCGCAAGCGATTTGAGGAAACAGGGCAGGTATGCTCAGAACTGACTGAATCAATAAATCATTTgaattttctttaaagggaacctgtcagccatAGGGGTGGCGCCTGCACGGTTTCAGTCATCactgtgtgtatagagagtggtggtTGTAACAGCGcctccggcactgactgacagcagctcagcattagatcCGGTGCCTCCTTTTTGACTGAAAGCTTGAACACTACCAAGAGGATTATAGTTAATTGCCTCCAAGCAGCAGGGCTCTAAATGCAGGTACTGgacaggttcagaatgctattaatctgcaaatTAACCAAATAACTCATATATTAGCATTTTTTTcatgtgacatgttccctttaagacaCAGTATGGAATAAATCTACTGTACTCACAGCAATACCAATGGTTCTGCTTCACTTTCCTGTAAGCTGAATTCTAGCAGATGTTCATACAGATGTTGAGGGAGACTATTACAGTATGAACACCACCCTGTCATAACCAGTTTTATATTTAGGAGCTGGCAGAACTGGTAGGAGAGGACAGTCTATTTGGTGTCCCACTTCTGGTTTTTGCGAACAAACAAGACTTACTGACTGCTGCTCCTGCTTCCGACATTGCTGATGGACTGAACCTGCACACCTACCGGGACCGCACATGGCAGATCCAAGCCTGTTCTGCGCTCTCAGGAGAAGGCATACAGGTAAAGCGCTAAAACCAAAAACAGAGCAAACTGTTACCTGATGTGTATTTAGCAGGGCAGCTCTGTTTTGAGGGAATATCTACAACATATCTATCTGAACCCGATATTAAGATACCCATACATCTTTGATCGGATGAACAGTTGTTTGACCAAAAGCT contains:
- the LOC138673983 gene encoding ADP-ribosylation factor-like protein 3 isoform X2, whose translation is MGEVKKSLLSLAEELRKVEDLEDNVIKIILLGLDNAGKTTILTRLALEEVSNITPTQIYVVDSADRKRFEETGQELAELVGEDSLFGVPLLVFANKQDLLTAAPASDIADGLNLHTYRDRTWQIQACSALSGEGIQDGMNWICKNIIVKKK